In a genomic window of Quercus lobata isolate SW786 chromosome 4, ValleyOak3.0 Primary Assembly, whole genome shotgun sequence:
- the LOC115984283 gene encoding receptor-like protein 15 isoform X3 — MELLGRYWWWPVVIVLVHFGMNGCFGCWEQERIALLQYKASTVSYTDESHFTPWDSADKESDCCEWEGVKCNLTTGRVIELTIRFSMTESGGWYFNASLFLPFEELQYLNFGENFIRGWVPNEGFERFSALSKLEVLRLDDNYFNNSILSSLSGIASLKELYLDGNNFNGSIQEFKAFSNLEELDLSFNMIQDFVTTKDSNILTKLQLLDLSRNDFSAQVLESLTAFPSLKTFLFNENYNLEGSFTTKGWCELRNLQKISLADNHFEGVLPSCMANWTSLHSLDLSGNHFSGNVQSLSDLRSLEFLSLSNNEFLNPITFSSFFNLSNLKFLFSDNNKIAFETNSHTRVPTFQLRIFSLSMCSFNGLNTTLPTFLHYQYDLQEIDLSNNNLKGKFPT; from the exons atggaGTTGCTGGGACGTTATTGGTGGTGGCCGGTGGTGATAGTTTTGGTTCATTTTGGTATGAATGGTTGTTTTGGTTGCTGGGAACAAGAGAGAATTGCTCTCTTGCAATACAAAGCTTCCACTGTCAGCTACACTGATGAATCTCATTTCACACCTTGGGACTCAGCCGACAAAGAAAGTGATTGCTGTGAGTGGGAAGGTGTCAAGTGCAACCTTACTACTGGCCGTGTCATTGAACTTACTATACGTTTTTCAATGACAGAAAGTGGTGGTTGGTACTTTAATGCCTCTCTATTTCTTCCCTTTGAAGAGCTCCAATACCTCAATTTTGGTGAAAATTTCATTCGTGGTTGGGTCCCAAATGAAG GTTTTGAAAGATTCTCTGCGTTGAGCAAGCTGGAGGTGCTTCGCTTGGACGATAATTATTTCAATAACAGCATTCTTTCATCCTTGAGTGGAATTGCTTCCCTAAAGGAACTATATTTGGATGGAAACAATTTTAATGGATCAATCCAAG aaTTTAAAGCATTTAGCAACTTGGAGGAGCTTGACTTGAGTTTTAATATGATCCAAGACTTCGTGACAACAAAAG ATTCAAACATCTTAACTAAGCTGCAACTCCTAGACTTGAGTAGGAATGATTTCAGTGCACAAGTTCTTGAGTCATTAACTGCCTTCCCATCGTTGAAGACATTTCTCTtcaatgaaaattataatttggaGGGATCGTTTACTACTAAAG GCTGGTGTGAGCTTAGGAACCTCCAAAAGATAAGCCTCGCCGACAATCATTTTGAAGGGGTATTGCCTTCATGTATGGCAAACTGGACATCACTTCACTCTTTGGATCTCTCTGGCAATCACTTCAGTGGGAATGTCCAATCCCTATCTGATTTGAGATCACTTGAGTTCCTTTCTTTGTCAAATAATGAATTCTTGAACCCAATCACCTTCTCCTCCTTTTTtaacctctcaaatctcaaattcCTCTTCAGTGATAACAACAAAATTGCTTTTGAAACAAACTCTCATACTAGGGTTCCAACCTTCCAATTAAGGATTTTCAGTTTGTCAATGTGTTCATTTAATGGACTCAATACAACGCTTCCCACATTCCTTCATTACCAATATGATTTGCAAGAAATTGATCTCTCCAACAACAATTTGAAGGGGAAGTTCCCCACTTAG
- the LOC115984283 gene encoding receptor-like protein 14 isoform X1 produces MELLGRYWWWPVVIVLVHFGMNGCFGCWEQERIALLQYKASTVSYTDESHFTPWDSADKESDCCEWEGVKCNLTTGRVIELTIRFSMTESGGWYFNASLFLPFEELQYLNFGENFIRGWVPNEGFERFSALSKLEVLRLDDNYFNNSILSSLSGIASLKELYLDGNNFNGSIQGFERLSLLSKLEVLDLGLNNFNNSILQSLSGIASLKKLDLSDNNLNGSIHIKEFKAFSNLEELDLSFNMIQDFVTTKDSNILTKLQLLDLSRNDFSAQVLESLTAFPSLKTFLFNENYNLEGSFTTKGWCELRNLQKISLADNHFEGVLPSCMANWTSLHSLDLSGNHFSGNVQSLSDLRSLEFLSLSNNEFLNPITFSSFFNLSNLKFLFSDNNKIAFETNSHTRVPTFQLRIFSLSMCSFNGLNTTLPTFLHYQYDLQEIDLSNNNLKGKFPT; encoded by the exons atggaGTTGCTGGGACGTTATTGGTGGTGGCCGGTGGTGATAGTTTTGGTTCATTTTGGTATGAATGGTTGTTTTGGTTGCTGGGAACAAGAGAGAATTGCTCTCTTGCAATACAAAGCTTCCACTGTCAGCTACACTGATGAATCTCATTTCACACCTTGGGACTCAGCCGACAAAGAAAGTGATTGCTGTGAGTGGGAAGGTGTCAAGTGCAACCTTACTACTGGCCGTGTCATTGAACTTACTATACGTTTTTCAATGACAGAAAGTGGTGGTTGGTACTTTAATGCCTCTCTATTTCTTCCCTTTGAAGAGCTCCAATACCTCAATTTTGGTGAAAATTTCATTCGTGGTTGGGTCCCAAATGAAG GTTTTGAAAGATTCTCTGCGTTGAGCAAGCTGGAGGTGCTTCGCTTGGACGATAATTATTTCAATAACAGCATTCTTTCATCCTTGAGTGGAATTGCTTCCCTAAAGGAACTATATTTGGATGGAAACAATTTTAATGGATCAATCCAAG GTTTTGAAAGACTCTCTTTGTTGAGCAAGCTGGAGGTGCTTGACTTGGgtttaaataatttcaataatagCATTCTGCAATCCTTAAGTGGTATTGCATCGCTCAAGAAACTAGATTTGAGTGACAACAATTTGAATGGATCAATCCATATCAAAG aaTTTAAAGCATTTAGCAACTTGGAGGAGCTTGACTTGAGTTTTAATATGATCCAAGACTTCGTGACAACAAAAG ATTCAAACATCTTAACTAAGCTGCAACTCCTAGACTTGAGTAGGAATGATTTCAGTGCACAAGTTCTTGAGTCATTAACTGCCTTCCCATCGTTGAAGACATTTCTCTtcaatgaaaattataatttggaGGGATCGTTTACTACTAAAG GCTGGTGTGAGCTTAGGAACCTCCAAAAGATAAGCCTCGCCGACAATCATTTTGAAGGGGTATTGCCTTCATGTATGGCAAACTGGACATCACTTCACTCTTTGGATCTCTCTGGCAATCACTTCAGTGGGAATGTCCAATCCCTATCTGATTTGAGATCACTTGAGTTCCTTTCTTTGTCAAATAATGAATTCTTGAACCCAATCACCTTCTCCTCCTTTTTtaacctctcaaatctcaaattcCTCTTCAGTGATAACAACAAAATTGCTTTTGAAACAAACTCTCATACTAGGGTTCCAACCTTCCAATTAAGGATTTTCAGTTTGTCAATGTGTTCATTTAATGGACTCAATACAACGCTTCCCACATTCCTTCATTACCAATATGATTTGCAAGAAATTGATCTCTCCAACAACAATTTGAAGGGGAAGTTCCCCACTTAG
- the LOC115984283 gene encoding receptor-like protein 14 isoform X2 has protein sequence MELLGRYWWWPVVIVLVHFGMNGCFGCWEQERIALLQYKASTVSYTDESHFTPWDSADKESDCCEWEGVKCNLTTGRVIELTIRFSMTESGGWYFNASLFLPFEELQYLNFGENFIRGWVPNEGFERFSALSKLEVLRLDDNYFNNSILSSLSGIASLKELYLDGNNFNGSIQGFERLSLLSKLEVLDLGLNNFNNSILQSLSGIASLKKLDLSDNNLNGSIHIKEFKAFSNLEELDLSFNMIQDFVTTKGWCELRNLQKISLADNHFEGVLPSCMANWTSLHSLDLSGNHFSGNVQSLSDLRSLEFLSLSNNEFLNPITFSSFFNLSNLKFLFSDNNKIAFETNSHTRVPTFQLRIFSLSMCSFNGLNTTLPTFLHYQYDLQEIDLSNNNLKGKFPT, from the exons atggaGTTGCTGGGACGTTATTGGTGGTGGCCGGTGGTGATAGTTTTGGTTCATTTTGGTATGAATGGTTGTTTTGGTTGCTGGGAACAAGAGAGAATTGCTCTCTTGCAATACAAAGCTTCCACTGTCAGCTACACTGATGAATCTCATTTCACACCTTGGGACTCAGCCGACAAAGAAAGTGATTGCTGTGAGTGGGAAGGTGTCAAGTGCAACCTTACTACTGGCCGTGTCATTGAACTTACTATACGTTTTTCAATGACAGAAAGTGGTGGTTGGTACTTTAATGCCTCTCTATTTCTTCCCTTTGAAGAGCTCCAATACCTCAATTTTGGTGAAAATTTCATTCGTGGTTGGGTCCCAAATGAAG GTTTTGAAAGATTCTCTGCGTTGAGCAAGCTGGAGGTGCTTCGCTTGGACGATAATTATTTCAATAACAGCATTCTTTCATCCTTGAGTGGAATTGCTTCCCTAAAGGAACTATATTTGGATGGAAACAATTTTAATGGATCAATCCAAG GTTTTGAAAGACTCTCTTTGTTGAGCAAGCTGGAGGTGCTTGACTTGGgtttaaataatttcaataatagCATTCTGCAATCCTTAAGTGGTATTGCATCGCTCAAGAAACTAGATTTGAGTGACAACAATTTGAATGGATCAATCCATATCAAAG aaTTTAAAGCATTTAGCAACTTGGAGGAGCTTGACTTGAGTTTTAATATGATCCAAGACTTCGTGACAACAAAAG GCTGGTGTGAGCTTAGGAACCTCCAAAAGATAAGCCTCGCCGACAATCATTTTGAAGGGGTATTGCCTTCATGTATGGCAAACTGGACATCACTTCACTCTTTGGATCTCTCTGGCAATCACTTCAGTGGGAATGTCCAATCCCTATCTGATTTGAGATCACTTGAGTTCCTTTCTTTGTCAAATAATGAATTCTTGAACCCAATCACCTTCTCCTCCTTTTTtaacctctcaaatctcaaattcCTCTTCAGTGATAACAACAAAATTGCTTTTGAAACAAACTCTCATACTAGGGTTCCAACCTTCCAATTAAGGATTTTCAGTTTGTCAATGTGTTCATTTAATGGACTCAATACAACGCTTCCCACATTCCTTCATTACCAATATGATTTGCAAGAAATTGATCTCTCCAACAACAATTTGAAGGGGAAGTTCCCCACTTAG
- the LOC115984282 gene encoding receptor-like protein 15, whose translation MDISSNCLQGPIPTNFGLIFPNLEYLDLSNNAFQGSIPSSFGNLVSLWGLDLSKNNLSGTMPVHFTMGCYSLDFLKLSYNNFNGQIFPTNFNLTNLGYLYLDNNHFSGKIPNSISMMINGRIIDFSNNNLLGMLPMWMGNMSYLTRIIMANNQLEGPIPIELCRLIYLEFFDLSNNNLSGFVPSCFNSSRIKFFHLNKNLFSGPIPNVFQNNSNLVTLNFRDNYLSGRIPDWIGSVSSLSILLLGANHLEGRIPIQLCLLQNLNLLDLSYNKLFGPIPHCLSNFTFEASDHDFSLGGPSDINIGGQPVTRDSYAYQGQEIEVLVRVDSKQEVEFTTKSRTYSYKGDILNYMSGVDLSCNRLAGEIPPELGRTSNNLRAMNLSHNNLTGPIPTTFSNLKQMESLDLSYNNLNGRIPPQLTELTSLAVFSVAYNNLSGKTPDIKNQFITFDESSYEGNPLLCGPPLHNDCTKIGPPFTTPMDYKEEEGGNFLDMSIFYISFVVAYITVLLGIVAVLYINPYWRRAWFSLIEVCIDTCYCFVVVHYRKLLKFRLA comes from the coding sequence ATGGATATTTCAAGTAATTGCTTGCAAGGACCAATTCCTACCAACTTCGGCttgatttttccaaatttagaGTATTTAGACCTCTCCAACAATGCATTTCAAGGTAgtattccttcttcttttgggaATTTGGTTTCCTTGTGGGGTTTAGacttgtctaaaaataatttatcagGAACAATGCCAGTGCATTTCACAATGGGTTGCTACTCCCTAGATTTTCTCAAATTGTCGTATAATAATTTCAATGGCCAAATATTTcctactaattttaatttgactaatttGGGATATTTATATTTGGACAACAATCACTTCTCAGGAAAGATCCCAAATAGCATCTCAATGATGATTAATGGTCGCATAATTGATTTTAGTAATAACAATTTGTTAGGCATGCTTCCAATGTGGATGGGGAACATGTCATATTTAACGAGAATTATTATGGCCAATAATCAACTGGAAGGTCCTATTCCAATCGAGTTATGCAGACTCATTtatcttgaattttttgatCTCTCAAATAACAATTTGTCTGGCTTTGTTCCATCTTGCTTCAATTCATCACGCATCAAGTTCTTTCATCtgaataaaaatttgtttagtGGCCCAATTCCGAATGTATTCCAAAACAACTCCAATTTGGTTACATTAAATTTTCGAGATAACTACCTAAGTGGAAGAATTCCCGATTGGATCGGGAGTGTCTCATCATTGAGCATTCTCCTTTTGGGAGCAAATCATTTAGAAGGTAGGATTCCAATTCAACTATGCCTTTTGCAAAACTTAAACTTGTTGGATCTTTCCTACAATAAACTTTTTGGTCCAATACCCCATTGCTTAAGTAATTTTACATTTGAGGCATCAGATCATGATTTTAGTTTGGGAGGTCCTTCAGACATTAATATTGGTGGTCAACCAGTGACAAGGGACAGTTATGCGTATCAAGGGCAAGAAATTGAAGTCCTTGTTCGTGTGGATTCGAAACAAGAGGTGGAGTTCACAACAAAGAGTAGAACTTACTCCTATAAGGGAGACATTCTGAACTACATGTCTGGAGTTGACCTCTCATGCAACAGGTTAGCAGGTGAAATACCACCCGAACTTGGAAGGACAAGCAACAACTTACGTGCAATGAACTTGTCACACAACAATCTAACTGGACCAATCCCCACAACGTTCTCAAATCTGAAGCAAATGGAGAGTTTGGATCTTTCCTACAATAATTTAAATGGTAGAATCCCTCCTCAATTGACAGAATTGACCTCTTTGGCAGTCTTCAGTGTGGCATACAACAACTTATCAGGTAAAACACCAGacataaaaaatcaattcattACTTTTGATGAAAGCAGTTATGAGGGGAACCCTCTTTTGTGTGGACCTCCATTGCATAATGATTGCACCAAGATTGGACCACCATTTACAACACCAATGGATTATAAGGAGGAAGAAGGTGGTAATTTCTTGGACATGAGTATCTTCTACATAAGCTTTGTGGTGGCTTACATAACAGTATTGTTGGGAATTGTTGCAGTTCTCTACATAAATCCTTACTGGCGTAGGGCATGGTTTAGCCTCATTGAAGTGTGCATTGACACTTGCTACTGTTTTGTTGTGGTTCATTACCGTAAATTGCTCAAGTTTAGGCTTGCATAG